In a single window of the Notamacropus eugenii isolate mMacEug1 chromosome 4, mMacEug1.pri_v2, whole genome shotgun sequence genome:
- the IRX2 gene encoding iroquois-class homeodomain protein IRX-2, whose product MSYPQGYLYQPPGSLALYSCPAYGASALAAPRSEELARSSSGSAFSPYPGSAAFTAQAATGFTSPLQYSTDPATGFPSYMGSPYDAHTTGMTGAISYHPYGSPAYPYQLNDPAYRKNATRDATATLKAWLQEHRKNPYPTKGEKIMLAIITKMTLTQVSTWFANARRRLKKENKMTWAPRNKSEDEDEDDGDGARSKEESSDKVQESNETSAEDEGISLHVDSLTDHSCSAESDGEKLPCRAGDTLCESGSESKDKYDDIEDDDEEDEEGDRDLPPTKPVTSSPLTGVEAPLLSHPHEDASRNSNKTTLDNRISPSSQTQAIKPKLWSLAEIATSDLKHQNMGQNCPPPALTSAAPSSTSHSSSAYSPSSLLGRHIYYTSPFYSNYTNYGNFNALQSQGILRYNSAAVASNEGLSQTVLNTSSVPKQSSDSLKTSTNQLEPHYRPSSYEPKKDSTEVCTVGVQPYL is encoded by the exons ATGTCTTATCCTCAGGGTTACCTCTACCAGCCCCCTGGTTCTCTGGCTCTTTATTCTTGCCCAGCTTACGGGGCTTCGGCGCTGGCGGCGCCTAGGAGCGAGGAGCTGGCCAGGTCTTCTTCAGGCTCGGCGTTCAGTCCTTACCCGGGATCTGCGGCTTTCACCGCGCAGGCTGCGACCGGCTTCACCAGCCCACTTCAGTACTCTACAGACCCTGCCACGGGATTCCCTTCCTACATG GGCTCACCTTATGATGCTCACACGACGGGCATGACAGGGGCCATCAGCTACCATCCTTATGGCAGCCCCGCTTATCCTTATCAGCTAAATGACCCGGCTTACAGAAAAAATGCCACCCGAGATGCCACCGCCACCCTGAAGGCCTGGCTGCAGGAGCATCGCAAAAACCCCTACCCCACTAAAGGGGAGAAGATTATGCTGGCCATCATCACCAAGATGACCCTCACCCAGGTCTCCACCTGGTTTGCCAATGCCCGCCGGAGACTCAAAAAGGAGAATAAGATGACTTGGGCCCCCCGGAACAAAAGTGAAGACGAGGACGAAGACGATGGAGACGGGGCGAGGAGTAAAGAAGAGAGTTCGGACAAGGTGCAGGAGAGCAACGAAACGTCGGCTGAGGACGAAG GGATCAGCTTGCACGTCGATTCGCTTACAGACCACTCTTGCTCCGCCGAGTCCGACGGGGAGAAGTTGCCTTGCAGGGCAGGAGACACCCTCTGCGAGTCGGGCTCCGAGTCGAAGGACAAGTACGATGACATCGAGGACGACGACGAGGAGGATGAGGAAGGGGACCGAGACCTCCCCCCCACGAAGCCTGTGACCTCCTCGCCCCTTACGGGAGTGGAAGCTCCTCTCTTGAGCCACCCCCACGAAGACGCTTCCCGGAACTCCAACAAAACGACTTTGGACAATCGGATTTCCCCCAGCTCCCAAACCCAGGCCATCAAACCCAAGCTGTGGTCTCTCGCAGAAATCGCCACCTCGGACCTTAAGCATCAGAACATGGGGCAAAACTGTCCCCCACCTGCATTGACTTCGGCTGCCCCTTCCTCCACGTCCCACTCTAGTTCGGCttattccccttcttccctcctcggAAGACATATATATTACACTTCGCCCTTTTACAGCAACTACACAAACTATGGAAACTTTAACGCGCTTCAGAGCCAGGGGATCCTGAGGTATAACTCAGCAGCAGTGGCTTCAAACGAGGGACTGAGTCAGACTGTGTTAAATACCAGCTCTGTTCCCAAGCAGAGCAGTGACTCTTTGAAAACGAGCACTAACCAGCTGGAGCCACATTACAGGCCTTCTAGTTATGAGCCTAAGAAAG ATTCCACTGAAGTCTGCACAGTAGGAGTACAACCCTACCTATAG